The genomic DNA TTCCAGCAAAACTCCCTCCCGCACCGGCGTCCGGGCCTTGACCGTCACGTCTATGGCTTTTACCACAAAATGCGCCGCCTGCTCCATCGCTTTGGTCAGCGGCCTTCCCCTTAACAGCAAACCCAGCAATACACTGGCAAAAATATCTCCTGTTCCGGGGTAACTCACCGGAATGAAGTCATGCATAAATTCCCAGGTTTCGCCGCTATTCCTGTCATAGGCGATATTGGCAACTTTTTGCCCGTCACAGGGAACCCCGGTCATCACAACCTTTTCCGGTCCCAGTTCAGCTAACCGGACAAGCCATTTTTTTGTTGTGTCCATATCCACGTGTTCCGCCTGATAGGTTTCGCCTAATAAAAAACAGGCCTCCGTATAATTGGGAGTTATCACGCCTGCCTTGCCCACCAGCATCCTCATCTTATTCTGCATAGCCGGTGTATAGGTTGAATAAAGCCTCCCGCCGTCTCCCATCACAGGGTCCACCAGCACAAGTGAGCCAGGTTTGGCAAATGTATCAATAAATTCTTTAACAATCTCAATCTGACGTTCGGAGGCTAAGAAGCCACTATATATAGAATCAAACACAATATTTTCTTGTTGCCAATGATGAAAAAAATCCGGCATATGTTCAGTAAAATCGCAAAAAGCAAGGTCTTTAAATCCACCTAAGTGGGTACTTAACACAGCCGTGGGCAGCGGGCACACCTGAATGCCCAGCATAGCAAGCACCGGTATAATGACAGTGAGCGAGCAGCGTCCAACACAGGAAATATCCTGCACTGCCGCCACTTTAGGTACATCCTGAACCATTAGAAATCCTCTCCTCTCCTATAAATAACGACAGTTTATTTACCCCGCATCGCCTTTTCCAGGCCGGATAAATGGCTGTTGACAGTTAGCCTTACTTTCATTATACTTAATGTAACAATACATATTGAACAAGGGGAGTAACCATTCAGATACAATCGTCATTACGGTATTTTATACCCGGTTGTATCGGCAGCAATGCAGGTGAGACTTTGTTTATGCGATTTATTCGTGTAAGCAAGGTCTTTTTTATTGTATTTTCTCCTGGAGGTGCATCATCAAAATCAGATTCTTATCTATATAGACCGAGTTTCCACTACCACCCATCTACAGAAAGCGAGGTATACAATATGTCTGAACGAATGAGTTTACAGGAAGTTTTGCGTGACTATGGAGTTCCGCTCACCACCCTGCACATAACGGCCACGCGGGATGAATGCCTGCAACTGCGCGAACGGCTTATGGACATTGTTAAAGTAAGCGGCAAAACCGCACAGGGTTATCTGGAAGTAAACTGTACGTTTTATATTGATGTGGATGACATCGATCGTTATCTCAACGGCGAACTGCCTGGACTAGCCGAAATCTACACCTTTCCTGAAGACATCAAGACCTATAAGGAGGAATAACCATGAAAAAAATTGTACTCTTCACGCTCCTATTCATTTTTTCCTGTAATCTTGTCAGCTTTGCCGCCATAAGCGGCAGTAAGGCACGCCGGGCCACGCCGCCTTCGAAACCCCCTACAACCCAAAGTGCACCGGCGAACTCACCGGCAAACAATGATTACAAGCCTTCCACTCCGGCTAAAAATCTAAACGAAAAAGCGCCTGAAGCCAAACAATCTGCCGCACCGGCAATAAATCAACAATCCAATACCGGCGGATTCTTGCGCAATATGGGCATGTTCGGTAGCGGTATGCTGCTGGGTGGCATGTTGGGCAGCATGTTCGGCTTTGGTCCAACAGGCATGTTTGCCCAACTAGTCGACATGATGATCACCTTGCTGGTGTTTGCCGGTGTTCTTTTAATCGGTCGTACGCTCTGGAACAAGCTAAAGAGCAAGCGAAACATGTAATTAGAACTAAAGTCTCAAACAAATACCAGGGAAGCTGCGAATATATTTCGCATATTCCCTGGTATTTATCATTTTCTCCGATTAATGTACAAATTTTCGCAGTAACTCATGACACAACGGGATAACGCCCGGAGCAATGAAGGCTGTAATAATTCCCATGAAAATCATAGCCAGACTGGAAATAGCACCTTCCAAATGTCCTGCCTCATGAGCTTTTGAGGTTCCTATGCCATGTGCAGATATGCCAAACATCATTCCAGTCGCAATGGAGCTTTTCCGGTTTAGACATTTTTGAATAACCGAAGTCATAATCGTTCCTAAAAGGCCTGTTATAACTACAAATACGGCTGTCATTGCCGGG from Propionispora hippei DSM 15287 includes the following:
- a CDS encoding pyridoxamine kinase, which codes for MVQDVPKVAAVQDISCVGRCSLTVIIPVLAMLGIQVCPLPTAVLSTHLGGFKDLAFCDFTEHMPDFFHHWQQENIVFDSIYSGFLASERQIEIVKEFIDTFAKPGSLVLVDPVMGDGGRLYSTYTPAMQNKMRMLVGKAGVITPNYTEACFLLGETYQAEHVDMDTTKKWLVRLAELGPEKVVMTGVPCDGQKVANIAYDRNSGETWEFMHDFIPVSYPGTGDIFASVLLGLLLRGRPLTKAMEQAAHFVVKAIDVTVKARTPVREGVLLEKVLSQLYFV
- a CDS encoding DUF2076 domain-containing protein, producing MKKIVLFTLLFIFSCNLVSFAAISGSKARRATPPSKPPTTQSAPANSPANNDYKPSTPAKNLNEKAPEAKQSAAPAINQQSNTGGFLRNMGMFGSGMLLGGMLGSMFGFGPTGMFAQLVDMMITLLVFAGVLLIGRTLWNKLKSKRNM